A DNA window from Staphylococcus warneri contains the following coding sequences:
- the pdxS gene encoding pyridoxal 5'-phosphate synthase lyase subunit PdxS gives MSKIVGSERVKRGMAEMQKGGVIMDVVNAEQAKIAEEAGAVAVMALERVPSDIRAAGGVARSANPKIVEEVMNAVSIPVMAKARIGHITEARVLEAMGVDYIDESEVLTPADEEYHLRKDQFTVPFVCGCRNLGEAARRIGEGAAMLRTKGEPGTGNIVEAVRHMRRVNAEVSRLTVMNDDEIMTFAKDIGAPYEVLKQIKDNGRLPVVNFAAGGVATPQDAALMMELGADGVFVGSGIFKSEDPEKFAKAIVQATTHYQDYELIGKLAAELGTAMKGLDINQISLEERMQERGW, from the coding sequence ATGTCTAAAATAGTTGGATCTGAAAGAGTTAAACGAGGAATGGCTGAAATGCAAAAAGGCGGCGTTATTATGGATGTTGTCAATGCAGAACAAGCTAAAATTGCAGAAGAAGCTGGTGCTGTTGCAGTTATGGCATTAGAAAGAGTACCTTCTGACATCCGTGCAGCAGGTGGCGTTGCACGTAGTGCTAATCCTAAAATTGTTGAAGAGGTAATGAATGCTGTATCTATTCCAGTAATGGCTAAAGCACGAATTGGTCATATTACAGAAGCACGTGTATTAGAAGCAATGGGTGTGGATTATATTGATGAATCAGAAGTATTAACACCTGCTGATGAAGAATATCATTTACGCAAAGATCAATTCACTGTACCTTTTGTATGTGGTTGTCGTAATTTAGGTGAAGCTGCTCGTCGTATTGGCGAAGGTGCTGCTATGTTAAGAACTAAAGGCGAACCAGGAACAGGTAACATTGTCGAAGCAGTAAGACATATGAGAAGAGTTAATGCTGAAGTCAGTCGTTTGACTGTTATGAATGATGATGAAATTATGACATTTGCTAAAGATATTGGAGCACCATATGAAGTATTAAAACAAATCAAAGATAATGGTAGATTACCGGTTGTTAACTTTGCAGCAGGTGGCGTTGCAACACCTCAAGACGCTGCTTTAATGATGGAATTAGGTGCAGATGGCGTATTTGTTGGATCAGGTATTTTCAAATCTGAAGATCCAGAAAAATTTGCTAAAGCAATTGTGCAAGCTACAACACACTATCAAGATTATGAGCTAATTGGTAAATTAGCTGCAGAATTAGGAACTGCCATGAAAGGTTTAGATATTAATCAAATTTCATTAGAAGAGCGTATGCAAGAGCGTGGTTGGTAA
- a CDS encoding NupC/NupG family nucleoside CNT transporter: MHILIGIIGIIFFLALAYLFSSDRKNIRWQYVGLLLVIQLIFAFILLKTNIGITVIGGIANGFGYLLSKAAEGVNFVFGGFKYVDPKNPPFFFNVLLPIVFISALIGILQYTKILPFIINVLGFLISKINGMGRLESYNAVAAAILGQSEVFISLKQQLPYIPKQRLYTLTASAMSTVSASIIGAYFTLIEPKYVVTAVVLNLFGGFIIASIINPYQVNEEDDKLLVAESETKNQSFFEMLGEYILDGFKVAVIVGAMLIGYIAIIALLNGLVSGTFSLLSHGAIKWDFQTLIGFVFAPFAFLAGVPWNDAVQSGSVMATKLLSNEFVAMQALGKLNGISEHAKGVTSVFLVSFANFSSIGIISGAIKSLNDKKGDVVARFGLKLLFGATLVSFISAAIAGFFI, encoded by the coding sequence ATGCACATTCTCATTGGGATTATTGGAATTATTTTCTTCTTAGCACTCGCGTACTTATTTAGTTCAGATAGAAAGAATATTCGTTGGCAATATGTTGGACTATTATTAGTTATTCAATTAATTTTCGCCTTCATTTTATTAAAAACAAACATTGGTATTACAGTCATTGGTGGTATTGCTAATGGTTTTGGTTATTTGCTATCTAAAGCAGCAGAAGGCGTTAACTTCGTTTTCGGTGGTTTTAAATATGTAGATCCTAAAAATCCACCATTTTTCTTTAACGTTTTATTACCAATTGTATTTATTTCAGCATTAATTGGGATTCTACAATACACTAAAATTTTACCATTTATAATTAACGTATTAGGTTTCCTTATTTCAAAAATCAATGGTATGGGACGTTTGGAATCATACAATGCAGTAGCAGCAGCAATTTTAGGTCAATCTGAAGTGTTTATTTCTTTAAAACAACAACTTCCTTATATACCTAAACAACGTTTGTATACTTTAACAGCATCTGCAATGTCTACAGTATCTGCTTCAATTATAGGTGCTTATTTCACATTAATTGAACCGAAATACGTTGTAACAGCTGTTGTATTAAACTTATTCGGTGGTTTCATCATCGCTTCAATCATTAACCCTTATCAAGTTAATGAAGAGGATGATAAATTATTAGTAGCCGAAAGTGAAACGAAAAATCAATCTTTCTTTGAAATGCTTGGGGAGTATATTCTAGATGGATTTAAAGTGGCAGTCATTGTAGGTGCGATGCTTATCGGATACATCGCAATTATCGCGTTACTAAATGGCTTAGTAAGTGGTACTTTCAGTTTACTTTCACATGGCGCAATCAAATGGGACTTCCAAACTTTAATTGGATTTGTATTTGCTCCATTTGCATTCTTAGCAGGTGTTCCATGGAACGACGCAGTACAATCAGGTTCTGTTATGGCAACTAAATTATTATCAAATGAATTTGTTGCAATGCAGGCATTAGGTAAGTTAAATGGCATTTCAGAACACGCTAAAGGTGTTACTTCAGTATTCTTAGTATCATTTGCTAACTTTAGCTCGATTGGTATTATTTCTGGTGCTATTAAATCATTAAATGATAAAAAAGGTGACGTTGTTGCAAGATTCGGATTAAAATTATTATTCGGTGCGACATTAGTATCATTTATTTCAGCAGCAATTGCTGGATTCTTCATCTAA
- a CDS encoding PLP-dependent aminotransferase family protein has protein sequence MRETQSLYIDLYEKLKKQIIEGQYQSNDRFPSKRQLSEHLSLSQTTIEHAYQLLLDEGFIYSKPRSGYYVSDIESLPVLPKQYVLPTTTYINNDNTEIEKTNYNYSFNLSEIDAEYFPTHLFRKYAKDVFEDNQFDLLQRGDNQGEFELRQQIAHYLFNSRGVTSHPDQIVIGSSTEQLLNMLTDILEDASFAIEKPSYPPIKQVLDKKKFNYLQVPVEKNGIQTHPILSSEHNIIYITPSHQFPTGHVMNLKKRTQLINWAQQQDNRYIIEDDYDSEFRYFGKPIPALQSLDSQDKVIYLSTFSKSIYPSCRIAYIVLPPKLLEQYHHYHYKEANTAPVHIQRMIAQFMSSGSFERHLNKMRKIYKEKLQFILNALSPYENQLKVDGALTGMHFTLTVLNGLNMEECLQRAKEHSLKLHPYEFEENSNLNPPKFIIGFGGIPKKRLASHTEALINSLIIK, from the coding sequence ATGAGAGAGACACAATCACTCTATATTGATTTATACGAAAAATTAAAAAAGCAAATTATAGAAGGTCAGTATCAGTCAAATGACAGGTTCCCTTCAAAACGCCAATTAAGTGAGCATTTATCTTTAAGCCAAACAACAATTGAGCATGCCTATCAATTGCTATTAGATGAAGGGTTTATTTACTCTAAACCCCGATCAGGTTATTACGTATCCGATATCGAATCATTACCTGTACTTCCCAAACAATATGTTTTGCCCACAACTACATACATCAATAATGACAATACGGAGATAGAGAAAACAAATTATAATTATTCTTTCAACTTATCTGAAATCGATGCAGAATATTTTCCCACACATTTATTTAGAAAATATGCAAAAGATGTATTTGAAGATAATCAGTTTGATCTGTTACAAAGAGGAGACAATCAAGGAGAATTTGAATTAAGACAACAAATTGCGCATTACTTATTCAATAGTAGAGGAGTAACATCTCATCCAGATCAAATCGTAATAGGGTCTTCAACAGAGCAATTATTAAATATGTTGACTGATATACTTGAAGATGCGTCATTTGCTATAGAAAAACCCAGTTATCCTCCGATTAAACAAGTATTAGATAAAAAGAAATTCAACTATTTACAAGTCCCAGTCGAGAAAAATGGAATACAAACTCATCCTATTTTATCATCAGAACATAACATTATTTATATTACACCTTCACACCAGTTTCCTACTGGCCATGTCATGAATCTAAAAAAAAGAACCCAACTCATCAATTGGGCTCAACAACAAGATAATAGATACATTATCGAAGATGACTATGATTCAGAATTTAGATATTTTGGTAAACCTATCCCTGCATTACAGAGTCTTGATTCCCAAGATAAAGTCATTTATTTAAGTACCTTTTCAAAATCTATTTATCCAAGTTGTAGGATCGCATATATTGTATTACCACCGAAATTGTTAGAACAATATCATCATTATCATTATAAAGAAGCCAATACAGCTCCAGTTCATATCCAAAGAATGATTGCACAGTTTATGAGTAGTGGTAGTTTTGAGCGTCATTTAAATAAAATGAGAAAAATTTATAAAGAAAAATTGCAATTTATTTTAAATGCTTTGTCACCATACGAAAATCAATTGAAAGTTGACGGTGCACTCACGGGCATGCATTTTACTCTAACTGTTTTAAACGGATTAAACATGGAAGAATGCTTACAACGCGCTAAAGAACATTCACTGAAATTACATCCATATGAATTTGAAGAAAACTCAAATTTGAATCCTCCAAAATTTATTATAGGTTTCGGTGGTATTCCTAAAAAACGATTAGCTTCTCATACGGAAGCACTCATCAATTCGTTAATTATAAAGTAA
- the pdxT gene encoding pyridoxal 5'-phosphate synthase glutaminase subunit PdxT, translated as MKIGVLALQGAVREHIRHIELSGHEGIPIKKVEQLDDIDGLILPGGESTTLRRLMDLYGFKEKLQQSDLPMFGTCAGLIVLASDVEGEEGYLNKLDITVERNSFGRQVDSFESELDIKGIAKDIEGVFIRAPHIAKVADNVEILSKVGDKIVAVKQGEYLGVSFHPELTDDYRVTDYFINHMIQK; from the coding sequence ATGAAAATAGGTGTATTAGCGCTTCAAGGTGCAGTTCGTGAACATATTCGTCATATAGAATTAAGTGGCCATGAAGGTATCCCAATTAAAAAAGTAGAACAATTAGATGATATCGATGGTTTAATCTTACCTGGTGGCGAATCAACAACATTAAGAAGGTTAATGGATTTATATGGTTTTAAAGAAAAGTTACAGCAATCAGATTTACCTATGTTTGGTACTTGTGCAGGTTTAATCGTATTGGCTAGTGATGTTGAAGGTGAAGAAGGCTATTTAAATAAATTAGATATTACAGTTGAACGTAATTCGTTTGGTAGACAAGTCGATAGCTTTGAATCGGAATTAGATATCAAAGGCATAGCTAAGGATATAGAAGGTGTTTTTATTAGAGCACCTCATATTGCGAAGGTAGCTGACAATGTTGAAATATTAAGTAAAGTTGGCGATAAAATCGTTGCAGTTAAACAAGGTGAATATTTAGGTGTATCATTTCATCCAGAATTAACAGATGATTATCGTGTAACTGATTATTTTATAAACCATATGATTCAAAAATAA